Within the Borreliella mayonii genome, the region TTTTGTATACACAAAATAACAGCTAGTTAGAAATCTTTACTAGTTGTTATTTTTTTGTAAATTTTATTATAAACCGCCAAAGAATTCCGCACCTATGATTTATTTGTATAAGAAAAATCTTATCCTTTACCCATAGTGAAATTAAAAGTTTGTGTTAATAATTTATTAAATTGCTTTACTATTTAGAGTAACAATTTGTTAATTTTGTTACTTTAGAGGGTGCTTTTTGAAAAAATTAAAAGGTCTTTTGATGATTATGTTGTATATTTTAGAGAAGGATCGTTAGATGATAGTGAAATAGCGGCTAAATTGGGAGTTTCTAGGGTAAATGTGTGGGGAATGAGACAAAAATGGGAAAGTGGAGAAAGTTTTGTTAACGAGGACTCTAGACTAAGAATTAGTGAAGACACTTTTGAACACCTTTTGTCGCAAACCTTTAGATCAGAAGTTAACGCTAGGAAAGTTATAAGCGAATTAGATTTAGAGCGAGCCAATTTAGAATTAGGGTTTATACATGCATTTAAGCGATATTCTAGTGTTGAGCTAGCCAGCATGCATACTAAAATAGAAAATTTAAGAGCCGAAATTGATGCTTTAAATAAAGCAAGTAATAAAAAAAGTAAAAAAATTGTTAATGGAGAAATTAATTCTT harbors:
- a CDS encoding DUF603 domain-containing protein; amino-acid sequence: MLFEKIKRSFDDYVVYFREGSLDDSEIAAKLGVSRVNVWGMRQKWESGESFVNEDSRLRISEDTFEHLLSQTFRSEVNARKVISELDLERANLELGFIHAFKRYSSVELASMHTKIENLRAEIDALNKASNKKSKKIVNGEINSLKSELDEYVKECPIREMELYYECMKKLATVHEAESKSNYENSKGHK